A genomic stretch from Sceloporus undulatus isolate JIND9_A2432 ecotype Alabama chromosome 5, SceUnd_v1.1, whole genome shotgun sequence includes:
- the LOC121931742 gene encoding G-protein coupled receptor 151-like codes for MNSSRAPDGFQDAGIPTIGGGEGKWDHPMVLLVLLAGLSLASGLGNLLLATALGYQLGRGALVPGTAWLLNLAAGDLILALCGLLPPRAMLCKTSEWLLHAVLVAKSLTWVAVGRARVPHVWPSGQGPSIEGWRRGLGVAAGIWGAALLLALPHLIFTHLEEEEEEEEGGHSIGLHMPAQSCAFQGPISGFMEVFGTILYPLAAYLGPAGVAISCYWRALRCLLRKGRLAQPSRQPPSSRRATGTLLGLTLLFHATWLPAWVAWMWERSPGHRPSWVLGAIAKALLFIDGALRPVLWFVLSMKMVWRGDVGRRREDEVGTQGPGTTKPEGTLLRDLNSGQPVEKMLPDVEHFWKERRNSPAGEESDPLPWEHQSDP; via the coding sequence ATGAACAGCTCCCGAGCTCCTGATGGCTTCCAGGATGCTGGGATTCCCACCatcggaggaggagaaggaaagtggGACCATCCCATGGTCCTCCTGGTGCTCCTAGCCGGGCTCAGCTTAGCCAGTGGGCTGGGCAACCTCCTCTTGGCCACTGCCCTGGGCTACCAACTTGGGCGAGGAGCACTGGTCCCTGGCACCGCTTGGCTCCTCAACCTGGCAGCGGGGGACCTGATCTTGGCCCTCTGTGGCCTCCTACCTCCTCGAGCAATGCTCTGCAAGACCTCAGAGTGGCTACTCCATGCAGTGTTGGTGGCCAAGAGCTTGACCTGGGTGGCAGTGGGACGAGCCCGGGTGCCACACGTGTGGCCCTCGGGCCAGGGTCCCAGCATCGAGGGCTGGCGACGTGGATTgggggtcgcagctggcatatggGGTGCAGCACTGCTCCTGGCCCTTCCTCACTTGATCTTCACCCacttggaagaagaggaggaggaggaagaaggtggtCATTCCATTGGACTCCACATGCCTGCCCAGTCCTGTGCCTTCCAGGGCCCCATCTCTGGCTTTATGGAGGTCTTTGGCACCATCCTCTACCCATTGGCTGCCTACTTGGGCCCTGCCGGGGTGGCCATTTCCTGCTACTGGCGTGCCCTCCGATGCCTTCTTCGGAAGGGCCGCTTGGCCCAGCCATCCAGGCAGCCACCATCGAGTCGTAGGGCAACAGGAACATTACTGGGTCTCACCCTCCTTTTCCATGCCACCTGGTTGCCAGCCTGGGTGGCCTGGATGTGGGAGAGATCCCCAGGACACCGGCCATCCTGGGTTCTAGGGGCCATTGCCAAGGCCCTGCTCTTCATCGATGGTGCCCTTCGGCCGGTTCTTTGGTTCGTTCTCTCCATGAAGATGGTGTGGAGGGGGGATGTTGGCAGACGAAGAGAGGATGAGGTGGGCACCCAGGGCCCTGGGACCACAAAACCTGAGGGGACCCTCCTGCGAGACCTCAACAGTGGACAACCAGTGGAGAAAATGCTGCCTGATGTGGAACATTTCTGGAAAGAACGGAGGAACAGTCCAGCTGGCGAGGAGAGCGACCCACTTCCCTGGGAGCATCAAAGTGACCCCTGA